From Alienimonas californiensis, a single genomic window includes:
- the metH gene encoding methionine synthase, producing the protein MPTERRSDLLRNHLADRILLLDGAMGSLIMGAGPTEADYRGKRFKDHPIDLKNANDVLVLTQPELIRGIHAQYLEAGSDIIETDTFNAASVSMEEFGLAELTYELNKSAAELARGVADEFTKKNPAKPRFVAGSIGPTKVTLSMSQDAENPGHRLFTFDQVAESYAEQVRGLLDGGVDLLLPETSFDTLNMKACLFAISGVFDERGMSPDEVPVMISGTVFEGGRTLTAQSLEAFYASVKHFPSLSVGMNCALGPKQIRPYAETLSELADRHVSLYPNAGMPDGMGGFDASAGEFSDIVQNFAESGWVNIVGGCCGTTPEFIAEIARKTKGIKPRRIPDVPRFSTYAGLERVVIKEDSGFQMVGERTNVTGSKRFARLIKNDDYDEAVSVARQQVEGGANLIDVNLDEGLIDGPEAMTRFLNLLSAEPDVAAVPVMIDSSDWKVLEAGLKCVQGKPVVNSISLKGGEEEFLKQARLLRRYGAAAVVMAFDEEGQATECDRKVEICERAYKLLVDGAGWDPTDIIFDPNILTVGTGMEEHANYAVEFFDAVREIKRRCPGAKTSGGVSNVSFGFRGNDPVREAINACFLYHAIAAGLDMGIVNAGQLEVYEEIDPKLRDLVEDVLFNRNPEATDRLIEFGETVKAKGKTDDADKLKWREAPVEKRIEHALLRGITDFIEEDTEEARQKLDRPLNVIQGPLMDGMSVVGELFGAGKMFLPQVVKSARVMKRAVAYLTPYMEAEKEEMARLAAERGEVASLEEAKSTRGTVLIATVKGDVHDIGKNIVAVVLRCNNFEVVDLGVMVPADKILDEAAKCGAHIIGLSGLITPSLEEMTGVAREMQRRGLTTPLLIGGATTSPRHTAVKIAPHYDGAPVVWVGDASLSVPVVEKMLDSDKLKQLQAENAEAQERHREAFVNRQEKNLVPYAEALERRFQTDWQAVEAPKPAFTGLKVLDNYPLREIAEYIDWSPFFMSWDLHGKYPRILQDDVVGEQARELFQDGKDELERLLKDDVLRARGVYGFFPAASDGDDLVLYTNDDRAEERLRFPMLRQQWERRGQKDFRSLADYVAPVGSGVKDYVGAFAVTSGHGADEHALALEKGGDDYRAIMVKALADRCAEAFAELLHKQAREDWGFGKAEGLSSDEMIAEKYRGIRPAFGYPACPDHTLKTELWDLLDVERNAGMTLTEGFAMWPASSVSGLYFAHPDARYFSVDRVTKDQIESYAARCGKTVAEVEKWLAPNLGYDPSSSE; encoded by the coding sequence GTGCCGACCGAACGCCGCTCCGACCTGCTCCGCAATCACCTCGCGGACCGTATCCTGCTGCTCGACGGGGCGATGGGCTCGCTCATCATGGGCGCCGGGCCGACGGAGGCGGATTACCGCGGGAAACGCTTTAAAGATCACCCGATCGACCTGAAGAACGCGAACGACGTTCTCGTCCTCACCCAGCCGGAGCTGATCCGCGGCATTCACGCCCAGTATCTGGAGGCCGGCAGCGATATTATCGAGACGGACACGTTCAACGCGGCCTCGGTCAGCATGGAGGAGTTCGGCCTCGCCGAACTGACGTATGAACTGAACAAGTCCGCCGCCGAATTGGCCCGCGGCGTCGCCGACGAGTTCACGAAGAAGAACCCGGCCAAACCCCGCTTCGTCGCCGGCAGCATCGGCCCGACGAAGGTGACCCTCTCCATGTCGCAGGACGCGGAGAACCCCGGTCACCGGCTGTTCACCTTCGATCAGGTCGCCGAGAGCTACGCCGAGCAGGTCCGCGGCCTGCTGGACGGGGGCGTCGATTTATTGCTGCCGGAGACGAGCTTCGACACCCTCAATATGAAGGCGTGCCTGTTCGCGATCAGCGGGGTGTTCGACGAGCGCGGCATGAGCCCGGATGAGGTGCCGGTGATGATCTCCGGCACGGTGTTCGAGGGCGGCCGCACGCTGACGGCTCAGAGCCTCGAAGCCTTCTACGCCAGCGTGAAGCACTTCCCGAGCCTGTCGGTCGGGATGAACTGCGCGCTGGGGCCGAAGCAGATTCGGCCGTATGCGGAGACGCTGTCGGAGCTCGCCGACCGCCACGTCAGCCTCTATCCGAACGCCGGTATGCCGGACGGCATGGGCGGCTTCGACGCCTCCGCCGGCGAGTTCAGCGACATCGTTCAGAACTTCGCCGAGAGCGGGTGGGTGAATATCGTCGGCGGGTGCTGCGGCACCACGCCGGAGTTCATCGCCGAAATCGCCCGCAAAACCAAGGGCATCAAGCCCCGTCGCATCCCCGACGTCCCGCGGTTCAGCACCTACGCCGGGCTGGAACGGGTCGTAATCAAGGAGGACAGCGGCTTCCAGATGGTCGGCGAACGGACCAACGTCACCGGCTCCAAGCGCTTCGCCCGGCTGATTAAAAACGACGACTACGACGAGGCCGTCTCCGTCGCCCGGCAGCAGGTCGAGGGCGGGGCGAACCTGATCGACGTCAACCTCGACGAGGGCCTGATCGACGGGCCGGAGGCGATGACCCGGTTCCTCAACCTGCTCTCCGCGGAGCCGGACGTCGCCGCGGTGCCGGTGATGATCGACTCCTCCGACTGGAAGGTGCTCGAAGCCGGTCTGAAGTGCGTCCAGGGCAAGCCGGTCGTCAACTCGATCAGCCTGAAAGGCGGCGAGGAGGAGTTCCTCAAGCAGGCCCGCCTGCTGCGGCGCTACGGCGCCGCGGCGGTGGTGATGGCCTTCGACGAAGAAGGCCAGGCCACCGAGTGCGACCGCAAGGTCGAGATTTGCGAGCGGGCCTACAAACTGCTGGTCGACGGAGCCGGCTGGGACCCGACGGATATTATCTTCGACCCCAACATCCTCACCGTCGGCACGGGGATGGAAGAGCACGCGAATTACGCCGTCGAGTTCTTCGACGCCGTCCGCGAGATTAAAAGGCGTTGCCCCGGCGCCAAGACCAGCGGCGGGGTGAGCAACGTGTCGTTCGGCTTCCGCGGCAACGACCCGGTGCGGGAGGCGATCAACGCCTGCTTCCTGTATCACGCGATCGCCGCTGGGCTCGATATGGGCATCGTCAACGCCGGGCAGTTGGAGGTTTACGAGGAGATCGATCCGAAGCTGCGGGACCTCGTCGAGGACGTGCTGTTCAACCGCAACCCGGAGGCGACCGACCGCCTGATCGAGTTCGGCGAGACCGTTAAGGCGAAGGGCAAAACCGACGACGCGGACAAGCTGAAGTGGCGGGAGGCCCCCGTCGAGAAGCGGATCGAGCACGCCCTGCTGAGGGGGATCACCGACTTTATCGAGGAGGACACCGAGGAGGCCCGCCAGAAATTGGACCGGCCGCTGAACGTGATCCAGGGCCCGCTGATGGACGGCATGAGCGTCGTCGGCGAGCTCTTCGGCGCCGGCAAGATGTTTCTCCCGCAGGTCGTTAAAAGCGCCCGCGTGATGAAGCGGGCCGTCGCCTACCTCACCCCCTATATGGAGGCGGAGAAGGAAGAAATGGCCCGCCTGGCGGCGGAGCGCGGCGAGGTCGCCTCCCTCGAAGAGGCCAAGAGCACCCGCGGCACCGTGCTGATCGCCACGGTGAAGGGGGACGTGCACGACATCGGCAAGAATATCGTCGCCGTCGTGCTGCGGTGCAATAACTTTGAGGTCGTGGACCTCGGCGTGATGGTGCCGGCCGACAAGATCCTCGACGAAGCCGCCAAATGCGGGGCGCACATTATCGGTCTCTCCGGCCTGATTACGCCGAGTTTGGAGGAGATGACCGGCGTCGCCCGGGAGATGCAGCGCCGCGGGCTGACGACCCCGCTGTTGATCGGCGGGGCGACCACCAGCCCCCGCCACACCGCGGTCAAGATCGCCCCGCACTACGACGGGGCGCCGGTGGTGTGGGTCGGCGACGCCAGCCTGTCGGTCCCGGTGGTCGAGAAAATGCTCGACTCGGACAAACTCAAACAGTTGCAGGCGGAGAACGCCGAGGCCCAGGAGCGGCACCGCGAAGCCTTCGTCAACCGGCAGGAGAAGAACCTCGTGCCCTACGCCGAGGCGCTGGAGCGTCGCTTCCAGACGGACTGGCAGGCCGTCGAGGCGCCCAAGCCCGCCTTCACGGGGCTGAAGGTCCTCGACAATTACCCGCTGCGGGAGATCGCGGAGTATATCGACTGGTCCCCGTTCTTTATGTCCTGGGACCTGCACGGGAAATACCCCCGCATCTTGCAGGACGACGTCGTCGGCGAGCAGGCCCGCGAGCTGTTCCAGGACGGCAAGGACGAACTGGAACGCCTGCTGAAGGACGACGTGCTCCGCGCCCGCGGGGTGTACGGCTTCTTCCCGGCCGCCAGCGACGGGGACGATCTCGTGCTCTATACGAACGACGACCGCGCCGAGGAGCGCCTGCGGTTCCCGATGCTCCGCCAACAGTGGGAGCGGCGGGGGCAGAAGGACTTCCGCAGCCTCGCGGATTACGTCGCCCCGGTCGGCAGCGGGGTGAAGGACTACGTCGGGGCCTTCGCCGTGACCTCCGGCCACGGGGCGGACGAGCACGCGCTCGCCCTGGAAAAAGGCGGGGACGACTACCGCGCCATCATGGTCAAGGCCCTCGCCGACCGTTGCGCCGAAGCCTTCGCCGAACTCCTGCACAAACAGGCC
- the metF gene encoding methylenetetrahydrofolate reductase [NAD(P)H] yields the protein MHLSDVYADRFGLSFEMFPPKTPAGDEALRVELARLAEYDPAFVSCTYGAGGSTRDRTLDWCRELKSDFGQNVTAHFTCVGSATGDMAEWLDAAQEAGVSNIMALRGDLPEGGPDDAPWQPPAGGFRYANELVAFVRERFPEFGVGVAGYPEKHPECGDPETDLANLKRKVDAGADAVFTQLFFENDHFLRFRDACGEIGVDVPIVPGVMPVTDFARIKRITAMCGSTFPRKFSAALEAVKDDPVGQFEIGVDWAVNQCRGLMEEGVPGMHFYVLNKAAATEQILDGMNLAPVRA from the coding sequence ATGCATCTGTCCGACGTCTACGCCGACCGCTTCGGCCTGTCGTTTGAAATGTTCCCCCCGAAAACGCCGGCCGGCGACGAGGCCCTCCGCGTCGAACTGGCCCGGCTGGCGGAGTACGACCCGGCGTTCGTCAGCTGCACGTACGGCGCCGGCGGCAGTACCCGCGATCGCACCCTCGACTGGTGCCGCGAACTGAAATCCGACTTCGGTCAGAACGTCACCGCCCACTTCACCTGCGTGGGCAGCGCGACCGGGGACATGGCCGAATGGCTCGACGCGGCGCAGGAGGCCGGCGTCTCGAACATCATGGCCCTCCGCGGCGATCTGCCCGAGGGCGGCCCGGACGACGCCCCCTGGCAGCCGCCCGCCGGCGGGTTCCGCTACGCCAACGAACTGGTCGCCTTCGTGCGGGAGCGGTTCCCGGAGTTCGGCGTCGGCGTCGCCGGCTACCCAGAGAAGCACCCGGAGTGCGGCGACCCCGAAACCGACCTCGCCAACCTCAAACGCAAGGTCGACGCCGGGGCGGACGCCGTCTTCACCCAGTTGTTTTTCGAGAACGACCACTTCCTGCGGTTCCGCGACGCCTGCGGCGAAATCGGCGTCGACGTCCCGATCGTCCCCGGCGTAATGCCCGTGACGGACTTCGCCCGCATCAAGCGGATCACCGCGATGTGCGGCTCGACCTTCCCGAGGAAGTTCTCCGCCGCGCTGGAGGCGGTGAAGGACGACCCCGTCGGGCAGTTCGAGATCGGCGTGGACTGGGCCGTGAACCAGTGCCGCGGACTGATGGAGGAGGGCGTGCCCGGTATGCACTTCTACGTGCTGAACAAGGCCGCCGCGACGGAGCAGATCCTCGACGGCATGAACCTCGCCCCGGTCCGCGCCTGA
- the ahcY gene encoding adenosylhomocysteinase — MTAAAATEVLPYKVANVSEEQFEHLAALGRREIELAEVEMPGLMSLREKYAGQKPLAGARIAGCLHMTIQTAVLIETLIELGAEIRWSSCNIFSTQNHAAIALAKIGIPIFAWKGETEEEFNWCIEQTIFFPSKDGGEPKPLNMILDDGGDLTKLVHDAYPELLEDIRGLTEETTTGVHRLHQMHRAGKLGCPAINVNDSVTKSKFDNLYGCRESLADGIKRATDVMVAGKVCVVCGFGDVGKGSADALKGLGARVIVTEIDPICALQAAMEGYEVTTLEDCCEEADIFVTATGCDDVIRGEHIDRMKHNAIICNIGHFDSEIQVAYLNKHKEVTRERLKKDSDEGGPVDRYTYPDGTSRIVLAEGRLVNLGCATGHPSFVMSNSFTNQVVAQLALWQNPDEWGVDVHVLPKELDEEVARLHLDKIGVKLTKLTPEQAENLGIPQNGPFKPDYYRY; from the coding sequence ATGACCGCCGCCGCTGCCACTGAAGTTCTGCCCTACAAGGTGGCGAACGTGTCCGAGGAGCAGTTCGAGCACCTGGCCGCCCTGGGCCGCCGGGAGATCGAACTGGCCGAGGTCGAGATGCCCGGCCTGATGTCGCTGCGGGAGAAATACGCCGGCCAGAAGCCGCTGGCCGGCGCCCGCATCGCCGGGTGTCTGCACATGACGATCCAGACGGCGGTCCTGATCGAGACCCTCATCGAGCTGGGCGCGGAGATCCGCTGGAGCTCCTGCAACATCTTCTCCACCCAGAATCACGCGGCGATCGCGTTGGCGAAGATCGGGATCCCGATCTTCGCCTGGAAGGGCGAGACGGAGGAGGAGTTCAACTGGTGCATCGAGCAGACGATCTTCTTCCCGTCCAAGGACGGCGGCGAACCGAAGCCGCTGAACATGATCCTCGACGACGGCGGGGACCTCACCAAGCTGGTCCACGACGCCTACCCGGAGCTGCTGGAGGACATCCGCGGCCTCACCGAGGAGACCACCACCGGCGTGCACCGCCTGCACCAGATGCACCGGGCCGGCAAGCTCGGCTGCCCGGCGATCAACGTCAACGACTCGGTCACCAAAAGTAAGTTCGACAACCTCTACGGCTGCCGCGAGAGCCTCGCCGACGGCATCAAGCGGGCCACCGACGTGATGGTCGCCGGCAAGGTCTGCGTGGTCTGCGGCTTCGGCGACGTCGGCAAGGGCTCCGCCGACGCCCTCAAGGGCCTCGGCGCCCGCGTCATCGTCACCGAGATCGACCCCATCTGCGCCCTGCAGGCCGCGATGGAAGGCTACGAGGTCACCACCCTCGAAGATTGCTGCGAAGAGGCGGACATCTTCGTCACCGCCACCGGCTGCGACGACGTCATCCGGGGCGAACATATCGACCGGATGAAGCACAACGCGATCATCTGCAACATCGGGCACTTCGACAGCGAGATTCAGGTCGCCTACCTGAACAAGCACAAGGAGGTCACCAGGGAGCGCCTCAAGAAGGACAGCGACGAGGGCGGCCCGGTCGACCGCTACACCTACCCGGACGGCACCAGCCGCATCGTGCTGGCCGAGGGCCGTCTGGTGAACCTCGGCTGCGCCACCGGCCACCCCTCCTTCGTGATGAGCAACAGCTTCACGAACCAGGTCGTCGCCCAGCTCGCCCTGTGGCAGAACCCGGACGAGTGGGGCGTCGACGTGCATGTCCTGCCCAAGGAACTGGACGAAGAGGTCGCCCGCCTGCACCTGGACAAGATCGGCGTGAAGCTCACCAAGCTCACCCCGGAGCAGGCCGAGAACCTCGGCATCCCGCAGAACGGCCCGTTCAAGCCCGACTACTACCGGTATTGA
- a CDS encoding DUF4058 family protein — MPSPFPGMDPFLEDPGQFPALHGALITAVMSQLQRTLPEGYLASADERVWIGPGGRNVEPDANVLRRESAPAQPDAPSDGPGAGDATLVAAATAPVVVVADHDPHRERFVEIRSRAGGQERVVAVLEILSPSNKARGPGRDSYLAKQHDVLGTRQHLIEVDLLRAGQPTTALPDDDRAQVLRDAAYHACVARGDIPNRYEVYPIPLRNPLPRISIPLEADTPPIALDLQAAFDRAYDDGPFRRRNLYADLARIAPPLPPDAAAWATDLLKDHVT; from the coding sequence ATGCCCTCGCCGTTCCCCGGAATGGATCCATTTCTGGAAGATCCTGGCCAATTCCCGGCGCTGCATGGGGCGTTGATCACCGCCGTCATGAGTCAGCTGCAGCGGACGCTTCCGGAGGGGTATCTCGCCTCGGCTGACGAACGAGTCTGGATCGGCCCCGGCGGGCGAAACGTCGAGCCGGATGCAAACGTGCTGCGGCGCGAGTCGGCGCCGGCGCAGCCTGACGCCCCGTCTGACGGGCCGGGAGCCGGGGACGCGACGCTGGTGGCTGCCGCGACGGCTCCGGTGGTCGTGGTGGCGGATCACGACCCGCACCGCGAGCGCTTCGTGGAGATCAGGTCGCGAGCCGGGGGACAGGAACGCGTCGTGGCCGTGCTGGAAATCCTTTCGCCCAGCAACAAGGCCCGCGGACCCGGGAGGGACAGCTACCTCGCCAAGCAGCACGACGTTCTGGGGACCCGACAGCACCTCATCGAAGTCGATTTGCTACGGGCCGGTCAGCCAACGACGGCGTTACCGGACGACGATCGGGCGCAAGTCCTTCGGGACGCGGCCTACCACGCCTGCGTCGCCCGCGGGGACATTCCGAACCGGTACGAGGTGTACCCCATCCCGCTGCGCAACCCGTTGCCGCGCATTTCGATCCCGCTGGAGGCGGACACCCCGCCGATCGCGTTGGATCTGCAGGCCGCGTTCGATCGAGCCTATGACGACGGGCCGTTCCGGCGTCGGAACCTCTACGCCGACCTCGCCCGCATTGCGCCGCCGCTCCCGCCGGACGCCGCCGCCTGGGCGACGGACCTGCTGAAAGATCACGTGACGTAA
- a CDS encoding sugar phosphate isomerase/epimerase family protein, whose amino-acid sequence MSAPNRRTLLKSALGAAAATAGVAAFAPRPARADHHGDKKSGKPFDISLAQWSFHKALGANEFSNLEFPAETKKLGISAVEYVNRFFKNTSDEYLTELKGRCEDEGVTSVLIMVDGEGQLGAADEAERKKSVKNHEKWLKSAQALGCHSIRVNAGSSGTFTEQMERAADGLRQLCELADGYDQNVIVENHGGLSSNAGWLAGVMELCDHPRVGTLPDFGNFRINGERTFDPYKGVRILTPYAKGMSAKSYDFPEPAPSTITEGRGLKFDLVTMCKIVTDAGYHGYIGVEYEGGKLSERDGIVRTREILEAAREQLSA is encoded by the coding sequence ATGTCCGCTCCCAATCGCCGCACGCTCCTCAAATCCGCCCTCGGCGCCGCCGCGGCGACCGCCGGCGTCGCGGCGTTCGCCCCCCGCCCCGCCCGGGCCGATCACCACGGCGACAAGAAGAGCGGCAAGCCCTTCGACATCTCCCTCGCCCAGTGGTCCTTCCACAAAGCGCTCGGTGCGAACGAGTTCTCCAACCTGGAGTTCCCCGCGGAGACCAAGAAGCTGGGCATCTCCGCCGTGGAGTACGTCAACCGCTTCTTCAAGAACACCTCCGACGAGTACCTCACGGAGCTGAAGGGCCGCTGCGAGGACGAGGGCGTCACCAGCGTCCTGATCATGGTCGACGGCGAGGGCCAGCTCGGCGCCGCCGACGAGGCGGAGCGGAAGAAGTCCGTCAAAAACCACGAGAAGTGGCTGAAAAGCGCCCAGGCGCTGGGCTGCCACTCGATCCGCGTGAACGCCGGCAGCAGCGGAACCTTCACGGAGCAGATGGAGCGGGCCGCCGACGGCCTGCGTCAGCTCTGCGAGTTGGCCGACGGCTACGACCAGAACGTCATCGTGGAGAACCACGGCGGCCTGAGCTCCAACGCCGGCTGGCTGGCCGGGGTGATGGAGCTGTGCGACCACCCCCGCGTCGGCACGCTGCCGGACTTCGGCAACTTCCGCATCAACGGCGAGCGGACCTTCGACCCGTACAAGGGCGTGCGGATCCTCACGCCCTACGCCAAGGGCATGTCCGCCAAGAGCTACGACTTCCCCGAACCGGCTCCCTCCACCATCACTGAGGGCCGCGGGCTGAAGTTCGACCTCGTCACGATGTGCAAGATCGTCACCGACGCCGGCTACCACGGCTACATCGGCGTGGAATACGAGGGCGGCAAGCTGAGCGAGCGGGACGGGATCGTCCGCACCCGCGAGATCCTCGAAGCCGCCCGCGAGCAGCTTTCGGCGTGA
- a CDS encoding MutS-related protein → MSVAASAPSPPPAPIASTAAPPDSAPAPPSPARPGGAAADPAAVHAAAKTERQAAVDRWRRWDDRLSAGRGVVFLAAVAVAIGWATGSWTGWWLLGPAVAFAALCLIHEGVASKQAFAARAVTHHDHARLRIGGGLVPDADAGADLLPPDRPHAADLDLFGEAGLFRQLSCARTAGGRATLAGWLLAPAEPDEVRTRQRAAEALAGEVRLRERLALLPGDPPAPPGDPVAIVPPRPLPAGVRLAALVLGAAAVFGLGWWLIAAGSVGILLAAAGGQGALQYVFRDRVTAAGDYSERTGGGLTLLAGVLRLLERCEPPAPAVAVLRDSLNDQETGETPSEAVARLASIARRLETSRNNQFVAVASAVFALPLFHAHAIARWAETHGGRLSDWAAAAGRFEALLSLARWRFERPAFVVPRYSSESGAARFVATGLGHPLLPQADCIRNDVALAVGAPSDGSTHEDSSPGAPALLLVSGSNMSGKSTLLRAVGVNATLAGAGAAVCATSLSLAPCRVRSVMRVTDSLADGKSLFFESVRRLAGVLDDAAAAGPPVLFLLDEILQGTNSADRRIGAEAVVRTLLDRGAFGLVTTHDLALTELADDLGTRAANVHFRDHLADGRMTFDHRLRPGVVPRSNALELMRLVGIVPREG, encoded by the coding sequence GTGAGCGTCGCCGCGAGCGCCCCGAGCCCCCCGCCCGCCCCGATCGCTTCGACTGCCGCCCCGCCGGACTCCGCCCCCGCCCCGCCGTCCCCGGCCCGACCGGGGGGGGCGGCGGCGGACCCGGCAGCGGTGCATGCCGCGGCGAAGACGGAGCGGCAGGCCGCCGTCGATCGCTGGCGCCGGTGGGACGACCGTCTCTCCGCCGGCCGCGGCGTCGTCTTTCTCGCCGCCGTCGCCGTCGCGATCGGTTGGGCGACGGGATCGTGGACCGGATGGTGGCTGCTGGGTCCGGCGGTCGCCTTCGCGGCACTCTGCCTGATCCACGAGGGCGTCGCGTCGAAACAGGCGTTTGCCGCCCGAGCCGTCACCCACCACGACCACGCCCGGCTGCGGATCGGCGGCGGGCTGGTCCCCGACGCGGACGCCGGCGCCGATCTGCTCCCCCCGGACCGGCCGCACGCCGCGGACCTGGATCTGTTCGGGGAGGCCGGGCTGTTCCGTCAACTGTCCTGCGCCCGCACCGCCGGCGGCCGGGCGACCTTGGCAGGCTGGTTGCTCGCCCCCGCCGAGCCGGACGAAGTGCGCACCCGGCAGCGGGCCGCGGAGGCACTGGCCGGCGAGGTGCGGCTCCGCGAACGCCTCGCCCTGCTGCCCGGCGATCCGCCGGCGCCGCCGGGCGATCCCGTCGCGATCGTCCCCCCGCGGCCGTTGCCGGCGGGGGTGCGACTCGCCGCCCTCGTGCTGGGGGCGGCCGCGGTGTTCGGGCTGGGCTGGTGGCTGATCGCCGCCGGTTCGGTCGGCATCCTGCTGGCGGCGGCGGGCGGACAGGGGGCGTTGCAGTACGTCTTTCGCGACCGCGTGACCGCGGCGGGGGACTATTCCGAACGCACCGGGGGCGGCCTCACGTTGCTGGCCGGCGTCCTGCGGCTGCTGGAGCGCTGCGAGCCCCCCGCCCCCGCTGTCGCAGTGCTGAGGGACTCGTTGAACGATCAGGAGACCGGGGAGACGCCCTCCGAGGCGGTCGCCCGGCTGGCCTCGATCGCCCGGCGATTGGAGACGAGCCGGAACAATCAGTTTGTCGCGGTGGCCTCCGCCGTGTTCGCCCTGCCGCTGTTCCACGCCCACGCGATCGCCCGCTGGGCGGAGACGCACGGCGGCCGTCTGTCCGACTGGGCCGCCGCCGCCGGCCGGTTCGAGGCGCTGCTGTCGCTGGCCCGCTGGCGGTTCGAGCGCCCGGCGTTCGTCGTGCCGCGGTATTCGTCAGAAAGCGGCGCCGCCCGGTTCGTCGCCACGGGGCTCGGGCACCCCCTGCTCCCGCAAGCCGACTGCATCCGCAACGACGTGGCCCTCGCCGTCGGCGCCCCCTCCGACGGCTCGACGCATGAGGATTCGTCCCCCGGCGCCCCCGCCCTGCTGTTGGTCAGCGGGTCGAACATGTCCGGCAAGAGCACGCTGCTGCGGGCAGTGGGCGTGAACGCCACGCTCGCCGGCGCCGGGGCAGCGGTCTGCGCGACCTCGCTGTCGCTGGCCCCCTGTCGGGTGCGGAGCGTGATGCGGGTCACGGACAGTCTGGCGGACGGCAAAAGCCTGTTCTTCGAGAGCGTCCGCCGTCTGGCCGGCGTGCTGGACGACGCGGCCGCGGCCGGGCCGCCGGTCCTGTTCCTATTGGACGAAATCCTGCAGGGCACGAACTCCGCCGACCGCCGCATCGGCGCCGAGGCCGTGGTCCGCACCCTGCTGGACCGCGGCGCCTTCGGGTTGGTGACGACGCACGACCTCGCCCTGACGGAGCTGGCCGACGACCTCGGCACCCGGGCGGCGAACGTGCACTTCCGCGACCACCTCGCCGACGGCCGCATGACCTTCGACCACCGCCTGCGGCCGGGCGTGGTCCCGCGGAGCAACGCCCTAGAGCTGATGCGCCTGGTCGGCATCGTCCCCCGGGAGGGATAG
- a CDS encoding PepSY-associated TM helix domain-containing protein: MSRLLAESPTADVPRPVAPGPAVPRPVAPGRETQPRLARPGQTLFRVIWRWHFYAGLFVAPIVIVAALTGGIYLFAAEIGDVANREQLFAAESTAGGEPAAAQAIVDAAEAALPEQRATGLTWHADARRTVEVKMEPRPSATDAADSEADAGEGGGGRRGRGTTVYVHPSTAEVQAVSGGPQKLSGFFRVVLEIHRTLFAGTPGRIVVELATCWTIVLFLTGAYLWWPRRKEKVRGVWKARWSAKPYTRLRDLHALTGIYLWPVCMTIFVTGLFYTLVWGKSFHVVSAPLFAATAPTADDPPPGETAEEDAAPRFTFGQAVAEARAFDPARDVTISIPHEPGAHYEVSAINDYARGTYGAMNSTGFKLHRHTGDAFGHEDLADNERYWWHTWAYPLHVGSVFGPASKVLWLIACVALVALPVTGLWMWWKRRPAGRTGFPRDTSAEAVPVWLWGGIALLCVLLPAFGLSAALVALCEWSLSRRRAARGH, translated from the coding sequence ATGAGCCGTCTGCTCGCTGAGTCACCGACCGCCGACGTCCCCCGCCCGGTCGCCCCCGGACCGGCCGTCCCCCGGCCGGTCGCCCCGGGGCGGGAAACGCAGCCGCGGCTCGCCCGGCCGGGGCAGACGCTGTTCCGCGTGATCTGGCGCTGGCACTTCTACGCCGGGCTGTTCGTCGCCCCGATCGTAATTGTGGCGGCGCTGACCGGCGGGATCTATCTGTTCGCCGCGGAGATCGGCGACGTCGCCAATCGCGAGCAGCTATTCGCCGCGGAGTCGACGGCGGGGGGCGAGCCGGCCGCCGCCCAGGCGATCGTCGACGCCGCCGAAGCCGCCCTGCCCGAGCAGCGGGCCACCGGCCTGACCTGGCACGCCGACGCCCGGCGGACGGTCGAGGTGAAGATGGAGCCCCGCCCGTCCGCGACCGACGCGGCGGACAGCGAAGCCGACGCCGGCGAGGGCGGCGGGGGCCGCCGGGGCCGGGGGACCACGGTCTATGTCCATCCCTCCACCGCGGAGGTGCAGGCCGTCTCCGGCGGGCCGCAGAAGCTCAGCGGATTTTTCCGCGTCGTCCTGGAGATCCACCGCACACTGTTTGCCGGGACCCCCGGACGGATCGTCGTCGAACTGGCGACCTGCTGGACGATCGTCCTGTTTCTGACGGGCGCCTACCTCTGGTGGCCCCGCCGCAAGGAGAAGGTGCGGGGCGTCTGGAAGGCGCGGTGGTCGGCCAAGCCCTACACCCGGCTGCGCGATCTGCACGCCCTGACGGGGATCTACCTCTGGCCGGTCTGCATGACGATCTTCGTGACGGGCCTCTTTTACACGCTTGTCTGGGGCAAGTCGTTTCACGTCGTCAGCGCGCCGCTCTTCGCCGCAACGGCGCCGACCGCCGACGATCCGCCGCCCGGCGAGACCGCCGAAGAGGACGCCGCCCCGAGGTTCACGTTCGGGCAGGCCGTGGCGGAGGCGCGGGCGTTCGACCCCGCCCGCGACGTGACCATCTCCATCCCGCACGAGCCCGGGGCCCATTACGAGGTGTCGGCGATCAACGACTACGCCCGCGGCACCTACGGGGCGATGAATTCGACCGGCTTCAAATTGCACCGGCACACCGGCGACGCGTTCGGGCACGAGGACCTCGCGGACAACGAACGCTACTGGTGGCACACCTGGGCCTACCCGCTGCACGTCGGCAGCGTGTTCGGCCCGGCGTCAAAGGTTCTGTGGCTGATCGCCTGCGTGGCGCTGGTCGCGCTGCCCGTCACGGGCCTATGGATGTGGTGGAAGCGGCGGCCCGCCGGGCGGACCGGCTTCCCCCGCGACACCTCCGCGGAGGCCGTTCCGGTTTGGCTCTGGGGCGGAATCGCGCTGCTCTGCGTGCTCCTGCCGGCGTTCGGACTTTCCGCGGCGCTGGTCGCGCTGTGCGAATGGTCCCTCAGCCGGCGTCGCGCGGCGCGAGGCCACTGA